A window from Verrucomicrobiales bacterium encodes these proteins:
- a CDS encoding sigma-70 family RNA polymerase sigma factor, whose amino-acid sequence MARAWTSIESSSDADGRFHTTRWGMVFSAQVTDSQPDSRAALNELCSAYWLPLYVWTRRKGNDPIAAQDLTQAFFVHLLQGDALRQVDPSKGKFRSFLLASFQNFLANEHDKETALKRGGGSVILPLDDPTLEAQFAGLAATEPPPDVAYDRAWALTLLQRTLELLRREHVESGKLDQFVLLQPYLSADSAGPPYGETAERLGMSLSGVKMAILRLRREFGEALRNEIAQTVAKSGQVNEELKILFGALSGND is encoded by the coding sequence ATGGCAAGGGCCTGGACCTCCATTGAATCCAGCTCGGACGCAGACGGCCGTTTTCACACGACTCGCTGGGGGATGGTGTTTTCGGCGCAAGTAACGGATTCGCAGCCCGACTCTCGGGCCGCTCTGAACGAACTCTGCTCCGCCTACTGGTTGCCCTTGTATGTGTGGACGCGTCGCAAAGGCAATGACCCCATTGCCGCTCAAGATCTCACCCAGGCGTTCTTTGTGCACCTCCTCCAGGGCGATGCGCTTCGGCAGGTGGACCCCAGCAAGGGCAAGTTTCGATCGTTCCTTCTCGCCTCCTTTCAGAACTTTTTGGCAAATGAGCATGATAAAGAGACGGCTCTGAAGCGAGGTGGTGGTTCTGTGATTTTGCCTTTGGATGATCCGACGCTCGAGGCTCAGTTCGCCGGCTTGGCCGCGACAGAACCGCCTCCTGACGTGGCTTACGATCGTGCCTGGGCGCTCACGCTGCTTCAGCGGACCCTGGAGTTGCTTCGGCGCGAGCACGTCGAATCCGGGAAATTGGATCAGTTTGTCCTGCTCCAGCCTTATCTGTCGGCCGATTCTGCCGGCCCGCCCTACGGGGAGACTGCTGAACGATTGGGGATGTCCTTGAGTGGCGTTAAAATGGCCATCCTCAGACTGCGGCGAGAGTTCGGAGAAGCTCTTCGCAATGAGATCGCACAAACAGTGGCTAAGTCCGGCCAAGTGAATGAGGAATTAAAAATTCTGTTCGGTGCCCTGTCCGGCAATGACTGA
- a CDS encoding serine/threonine protein kinase — MGVVYKARQLSLKRYVAVKVVRFGELADARELARFRSEAEAVAQLDHPNIVPLYEIGEHQGRNFFSMKLIEGGTLRERLPELREEAGTRGIALLVATVARAIHFAHTHGVLHRDLKPENLLLDAQGSPHITDFGLARRLDLKSSVTATGEMLGTPTYMAPEQASGRNLVTTSADIYSLGVILYELLTGRPPFLGPTPLEVLIQLRDQSPVAPHQHCPGLDRDLSTICLKCLEKEPSARYASAEAFADDLDRWLRHEPILARPATTREKLLKWARRNPMVASLAIAINFIAWIGMAGIIWQWQRARTEAHQARINAYVADMNLASRAIDEASLEHAVELLDRYRAAPGQRDIRGWEWRYLWQRCQSDAALTIGNHSNEVRKIAFLPQGDTLISGGRDAILKFWATSPWKLIDAVPLSAGVRSMALSPDGKNIVVGTENGKVAFLDVATRQKRFIRESTAWNAANALDFAPDGGLFAIGGRRGQIQIIEAATGKLQRTLEGKQGPIRSIAFSPNGKFLASGCQDYSGSPTNMLVIWDTATWLPLATLNPHPWVVKALQFSPDSTLLASGGWEPAVKLWDTKGFSQLASLVRHELPCVSLAFSPDGKRLASGSGDERIVVWDVATHAPLNYLKGHLGDVWTLGYSPDQQSLVSGGRDGTVRVWRETPRAKAASFSPLAAGIGHCRIARDAGVAAGVRSDGMIQIWDMLTERSLGSVPGERVALSPDGSWIAVGAKGGQVALLSVTNLSTRTTLIVPGGGVPSLEFSLDGAKFCAIGENRLVCVWERMRPQRAVSWTLTNRCLSMGFAPDGGTLAMGCADGILQIWDTSTGRMVNQWSGHRSEVLSIGFSRNGRWLVSGGADATAHVWDPSTGLARSRLRADRLGFAAVQFSPDDSRVVTSAMDGTVRFWQPFSGQQLLTLRGHPMQPAFAFAQQGSVLLTASIDGMRKWEAPPLSHIEAGGAWQKVP, encoded by the coding sequence ATGGGCGTGGTCTACAAAGCTCGCCAGCTCAGCCTTAAGCGTTATGTAGCAGTCAAGGTCGTTCGGTTTGGGGAACTCGCAGATGCCAGAGAGTTAGCGCGCTTTCGGTCAGAAGCGGAGGCGGTAGCGCAACTTGACCATCCAAATATCGTCCCTCTGTATGAGATCGGCGAGCATCAAGGCCGAAACTTCTTCAGCATGAAGTTGATCGAGGGTGGAACCTTGCGCGAACGGCTTCCAGAGTTGAGGGAGGAGGCGGGCACACGAGGGATAGCACTCCTGGTGGCCACTGTGGCCCGTGCCATCCATTTCGCCCACACTCACGGGGTCCTGCATCGCGACCTGAAACCAGAGAATCTGCTACTCGACGCACAGGGCAGCCCACATATCACTGACTTTGGACTCGCACGTCGCCTCGATTTGAAGAGCTCCGTCACGGCCACCGGAGAGATGCTTGGCACCCCGACCTACATGGCTCCTGAACAGGCTTCCGGCAGGAACCTGGTGACGACCTCAGCCGATATTTATAGCCTAGGAGTGATTCTCTACGAACTACTCACAGGCCGACCGCCCTTCCTGGGGCCGACGCCTCTGGAGGTCCTCATTCAGCTTCGCGATCAGTCCCCTGTCGCCCCACATCAACATTGCCCTGGTTTGGATCGCGACCTGTCCACGATCTGCCTGAAATGCCTCGAGAAAGAACCCTCGGCCAGATACGCTTCAGCGGAGGCATTCGCAGACGATCTGGACAGGTGGTTGAGGCACGAGCCCATACTCGCCAGGCCAGCAACGACTAGGGAGAAGCTCTTGAAGTGGGCTCGGCGCAACCCCATGGTGGCGTCGCTCGCCATCGCCATCAACTTCATCGCTTGGATCGGTATGGCGGGGATCATCTGGCAATGGCAGCGTGCACGCACGGAGGCTCATCAAGCCAGGATTAATGCCTACGTCGCCGACATGAACCTTGCCTCTCGAGCGATCGACGAAGCGAGCCTCGAGCATGCTGTAGAGTTGCTGGATCGATACCGTGCCGCCCCAGGTCAGCGAGATATCCGGGGATGGGAGTGGCGATACCTTTGGCAACGCTGTCAAAGTGACGCTGCCTTGACCATCGGCAATCACTCGAACGAAGTGCGGAAGATTGCATTTTTACCGCAAGGAGACACTTTGATTTCGGGCGGGAGGGATGCCATCCTTAAATTCTGGGCGACCTCTCCTTGGAAATTGATCGACGCCGTGCCGTTGTCGGCGGGGGTACGGTCGATGGCACTTTCTCCCGATGGTAAGAATATTGTGGTGGGAACGGAGAACGGGAAAGTAGCTTTCCTAGACGTGGCAACGCGTCAAAAGCGTTTTATCCGGGAGAGCACCGCCTGGAATGCGGCCAATGCTCTCGACTTTGCTCCGGATGGAGGACTTTTCGCCATTGGAGGGCGCCGGGGCCAGATTCAGATCATCGAGGCGGCGACGGGTAAATTACAACGAACCCTGGAAGGCAAACAAGGGCCTATCCGATCTATTGCCTTCTCGCCGAATGGAAAGTTCCTGGCTTCCGGTTGCCAGGACTATAGTGGTTCGCCCACCAATATGTTAGTGATCTGGGATACCGCTACCTGGCTGCCCTTAGCCACACTCAACCCTCACCCATGGGTGGTGAAAGCCTTACAGTTCTCTCCGGACAGCACGCTGCTGGCATCCGGCGGATGGGAGCCAGCGGTGAAATTATGGGACACAAAAGGTTTCTCTCAGCTCGCCAGCCTAGTCCGCCACGAACTGCCCTGTGTCTCTTTGGCCTTCTCTCCAGACGGCAAACGCCTGGCGAGTGGAAGTGGGGACGAGCGCATTGTAGTTTGGGATGTCGCAACCCACGCGCCGCTGAACTACCTCAAGGGACATCTTGGAGATGTCTGGACCCTTGGTTACAGCCCAGACCAGCAGAGCTTGGTCAGCGGTGGCAGGGATGGAACCGTAAGAGTTTGGCGAGAAACTCCCCGAGCAAAAGCGGCGTCGTTCTCTCCGTTGGCGGCTGGGATCGGGCATTGCCGAATCGCGCGTGACGCCGGAGTGGCGGCCGGAGTCAGGTCTGATGGGATGATTCAAATCTGGGATATGCTCACGGAACGCTCCCTGGGCTCAGTCCCTGGGGAACGCGTGGCATTGAGTCCGGATGGATCGTGGATAGCTGTTGGGGCCAAAGGGGGTCAGGTAGCCTTGCTGAGCGTGACGAACTTATCGACTCGAACCACTCTTATCGTTCCTGGCGGAGGGGTGCCGTCCCTGGAATTCTCTCTCGATGGAGCCAAGTTCTGCGCCATTGGCGAGAACCGCCTCGTTTGCGTCTGGGAACGCATGCGTCCGCAGCGCGCAGTTTCCTGGACTCTCACCAACCGCTGCCTCAGCATGGGCTTCGCGCCCGACGGAGGCACGCTCGCCATGGGGTGTGCGGATGGAATCCTCCAAATTTGGGATACGTCAACTGGCCGGATGGTCAACCAATGGAGCGGACACCGTTCAGAAGTCCTCTCCATCGGCTTCTCGCGAAACGGACGATGGCTGGTCTCGGGAGGAGCTGATGCAACAGCCCATGTCTGGGATCCTTCCACGGGGCTAGCGCGGTCGCGACTCCGAGCCGACCGACTGGGTTTTGCAGCTGTTCAATTCTCACCGGACGACAGCCGCGTTGTCACGAGCGCCATGGATGGAACTGTACGCTTCTGGCAACCGTTTAGCGGACAACAATTACTTACTCTCCGAGGACACCCGATGCAACCGGCGTTTGCGTTCGCGCAACAGGGATCCGTGCTGCTCACGGCGAGCATCGATGGGATGCGAAAGTGGGAGGCCCCCCCCCTCTCCCACATCGAAGCGGGCGGCGCATGGCAAAAGGTCCCTTAG